The Chitinophaga pinensis DSM 2588 region GTAGTTCATTTTCTCCCTCTTTCAACAGCGAGGTAATATCAAAAGAGAATGCCTGGTATCCTCCGCTATGTTGTCCAGCTTCCTTCCCGTTGACATAGACTTTGCTTTGCCAGTCCACTGCCCCGAAGTGCAGCAATACTTTTTCTTCTGCCTGCAGGTCCGGTTTGGAGAAGCTACGTTTATACCACACACGTTGCGTTGGCAATACGGGCTTTTTTACACCTGATAAGGCGGATTCAACCGGGAAGGGGACGAGTATCTGACCATCAAAAGAAGTAGGAATGGCGGCTTCCTTTGCTGTAATGGCATATTGCCAGAGGCCATTCAGATTGGTCCATTTAGGACGGACCAGTTGTGGACGTGGATATTCAGGTAATACGTGATCAGGATTGACGTCTTTTGCCCAACGGGTCTGGATGGGCACTGGCTGCATCTGCCAGGAAGACTGGCTATAGCTGTCAGCCGCAAAAGCCGTACACAGGGCGGACAACAGAAGGGTTTTTGCAGAACGTTTCATTGTAAAGTGCAGGTGGTTTAAGTCTGGCAATATAACTGTCCATGCGGCAATGGTGCTGCAGTAGAGGAGTTATATTGCCTTGATAAGAAATAATCCGTGGTTGCACTATTGATGGAAAAGTAACACAATTATTAAAATTCCTTGATGTGTTCACCGATGTCAGTAATTTCCAGGTTATCCGGTAATGCCGCTTCCAGTATACTACTGGCGGCAGCACTACGATAACCTCCTGCACAATGAACAGCGATGGGTTTATCCAGGGGAATCTCCTTGAGACGTAAACGGAGCTCCGGCAAGGGTATGTGTAAGGCATGTGGAAAGATCTGTCGTTTCTTTACTTCCGGTTCATTGCGTACATCGATAATAGTAAAGTCCTTACTATGCTCCCGGAAATACACAGGGTCAAAAGGTGTCTGTTGTTCGCTTCCGGAGTCAAGTATCAGGCCTGCTTTAATAAATGGTTCGTAGCCGATGCGGGCCGCTCTTTCCATGGCTGCCTGTAATTGCTCCTGTGTGGCTGCCAGCAGATAAAAAGGATCTTCCGGAGGGACGATAGCGCCCAGCCATGTTTCAAACTTTCCCTCCAGCATAATATTAAAAGAGCCTGGAAGATGACCGGCTTTAAAGCTTTCAGCTGGCCGGGTATCGATGACGATTTCATCTGGAATAAAGGCCGTAGCTGGTTGTAAAATTCTGATGGCAGACAGAGATGCCTGCAAAGCAGGAGCGCCTTTCCGGTTCAGGTCAACGTCATAACCAAAATACTGGGGAATAAAGGGCTGGTCTTTCAACAGGGTGGTTATAAAGTCCGCTTCTTCCATGGACTGTAATGACCAGTTGGATTTTTTCTCTTCACCTATTGTGGACTGTGATGCGTCGCGCAGGTCTTTACCACAAAGGGTACCCGCTCCATGCGCAGGGTACACGACAACATCATCCGCCAGCAGCAGCAGTTTATCACGAAGCGAATGATACATTTGTCCGGCTAAGGCTTCTCTTTTGGCTTTCTGATTACCTGCATTTTCCCGCAGGTCCGGTCTCCCGCAATCTCCGATAAACAAGGTATCGCCGGTAAACACCGTATAATCCTGCCCCGCATTGTTCAACACGATTGATATACTGTCAGGCGAATGCCCTGGTGTATTGATGGCACGGAGTGTCATAGTGCCGATACTAATGGTTTGTCCGTCATCAAAGGTCTTATGAGCATAGTCGGCATCCGTATGTACGGAACAGTAGATATCAGCGCCTGTCAGCTCCTTTAACTCTGCATGACTACTGATAAAATCCGCATGTGGATGTGTTTCTATGACCGCGACTATTTTTGCCCCTTGTGCAGCAGCATAGTCCAGGTATGGCCGCGGATCTCTGGCCGGATCAATCAGTACGACCGAAGCGCTGCCTGGTTCCAGGATCGCGTAGGAATAGTGAGCAAGTGATTTATCTTCAAACTGTTTAACTTTCATCTGATCGCTTTTAAATGTCAATGAGGAAGACGGTCTCTGAGTATGCCGTATGTATAAGTACCTGATAGTGCACCTGCTATGACCAGCAGCATGACAGGAAAACCCTGCCCCAATAGTACAAATATTGGTCCGGGACAAGCGCCGGTCAGTGCCCAACCCAGGCCAAATATGCTGCCTCCCAGCAGATAGCGCTTCCAGCCTTTATTTTTAGCTGTAAACGTAATGGGTATACCATGACGATCTTTTATATTATAACGTTTCAGCAGCCAGACCGCTGCAATGCCGGATAAAACAGCTGACCCGATGAGCCCATACATATGGAAGGAGCGGAAATGAAACATCTCTTGTATACGATACCACGATACAGCTTCTGATTTGCTCATAATAATTCCAAAGGCAATGCCTGTAATAATGAATCTGATTCCTTTCAGCATCTTAAAAGATTAATGGAAAAAATAGATGTGTCATGATAAGTCCGCCGGCAAAGAACCCCATAACGGCAATGAGAGACGGCCATTGCAGATTGGATAATCCGCTGATGGCATGCCCGGAAGTACAGCCGCCGGCATAACGGGAGCCAAAACCGACGAGGAAACCTCCACCGGCCAGCATGATCCACCCCTTGAACGACAGTAGGGCTTGTGTGCCGAATAATGCCGTTGGTAGTAACTGTCCGTCAAAGGATATCCCCAGTGCCTGAAGGTCCCGAATAGCTTCACCAGATAATTGCAACTGGCCAGAGTTCATGAGCCATCGGCTGATAAAACCACCTATTATGGCGCCCAGGAGAAAAAGCAGGTTCCAGTACTGTTTTTTGTAATCGAATTGAAAAAAGGGCACTTTTGTGCCTGCCCCGGCGATGGAGCATATGGTACGGAGATTGGATGAAAATCCGAAAGTCTTCCCCGAATAGAGCAGCGACAGCATGACGGCGGTAATTGCAGGTCCTGCAATATACCAGGGCCACGGCTGACTAAGATATCTGAGCATTGTCATAGGTGATGTTTATGACACAAAGCTCGCATGACGAAGGGAGTAGTTTGGTGACTCAGGTCACACAGGCAGCATTTCGATATAATTTCTGTGCAGCCTTAAGCGGTTTTGCTGCTCCATCTTCTTTAACAGCCTGGAAATCACCTCACGGGATGAATGCAGGTCATTGGCGATCTCCTGGTGGGTGATATAAAGCTGTTGCGTTTGCAATACTTTCTGTTGATTATCAAGATATACAACCAGCCGTTCATCCATTCCTTTGAACATTACCTGGTCAACGATGCTTAATAATTCTTCAAAACGGCTACGGTAAGTTTCCACTACAAAGCTGTACCAGCTTTTAAACTCCTGCATCAGCTGTTCCATCATGGACAGAGGAACCATCAGTACGATACTGTCTTCCACTGCTTTAGCCATGATCTCGCTGGTTTGGTGTGTCTGGGTGGCACAAACCATAGACAATGCACAGGCATTCCCCGGTAACAGGTAATACATGAAGAACTCATTTCCTTCTTCACCTTCCCTGTATAGTTTCAGTCTGCCTTCAACGACCAGCATTGTAGAGCGGAAGTACTGGCCGGTCTGGATCAGTTGTTCTCCCGCTTTGATAGTCTTTATAACAGTGTTAATGGCAATCTGTTCCTTTAACCCCGCTTCAAACTGGGGGAAATATGTATCAAGATAGGTCCTGGC contains the following coding sequences:
- a CDS encoding MBL fold metallo-hydrolase, giving the protein MKVKQFEDKSLAHYSYAILEPGSASVVLIDPARDPRPYLDYAAAQGAKIVAVIETHPHADFISSHAELKELTGADIYCSVHTDADYAHKTFDDGQTISIGTMTLRAINTPGHSPDSISIVLNNAGQDYTVFTGDTLFIGDCGRPDLRENAGNQKAKREALAGQMYHSLRDKLLLLADDVVVYPAHGAGTLCGKDLRDASQSTIGEEKKSNWSLQSMEEADFITTLLKDQPFIPQYFGYDVDLNRKGAPALQASLSAIRILQPATAFIPDEIVIDTRPAESFKAGHLPGSFNIMLEGKFETWLGAIVPPEDPFYLLAATQEQLQAAMERAARIGYEPFIKAGLILDSGSEQQTPFDPVYFREHSKDFTIIDVRNEPEVKKRQIFPHALHIPLPELRLRLKEIPLDKPIAVHCAGGYRSAAASSILEAALPDNLEITDIGEHIKEF
- a CDS encoding DUF6691 family protein — translated: MLKGIRFIITGIAFGIIMSKSEAVSWYRIQEMFHFRSFHMYGLIGSAVLSGIAAVWLLKRYNIKDRHGIPITFTAKNKGWKRYLLGGSIFGLGWALTGACPGPIFVLLGQGFPVMLLVIAGALSGTYTYGILRDRLPH
- a CDS encoding YeeE/YedE family protein — encoded protein: MTMLRYLSQPWPWYIAGPAITAVMLSLLYSGKTFGFSSNLRTICSIAGAGTKVPFFQFDYKKQYWNLLFLLGAIIGGFISRWLMNSGQLQLSGEAIRDLQALGISFDGQLLPTALFGTQALLSFKGWIMLAGGGFLVGFGSRYAGGCTSGHAISGLSNLQWPSLIAVMGFFAGGLIMTHLFFPLIF
- a CDS encoding Crp/Fnr family transcriptional regulator, with protein sequence MDARTYLDTYFPQFEAGLKEQIAINTVIKTIKAGEQLIQTGQYFRSTMLVVEGRLKLYREGEEGNEFFMYYLLPGNACALSMVCATQTHQTSEIMAKAVEDSIVLMVPLSMMEQLMQEFKSWYSFVVETYRSRFEELLSIVDQVMFKGMDERLVVYLDNQQKVLQTQQLYITHQEIANDLHSSREVISRLLKKMEQQNRLRLHRNYIEMLPV